From the genome of Anopheles merus strain MAF chromosome X, AmerM5.1, whole genome shotgun sequence, one region includes:
- the LOC121598487 gene encoding zinc finger protein 2 isoform X1, whose amino-acid sequence MTTRKQTKFSTKIQFYLKHRESRILKLCNDTIGPVPNDSLSKAIFRLLSKPVDNKGIIQLFVDKGQPTAQSTVTSSSSSSSNSSSSNNSNNTVKTVLPEYQKEVERFHGRIICNDNTCIIDPVASPKNDSNSGNPRTHSFRIVSFSKESGVTAGGDTFAPAADEDDAPAVVGGAGAAQEQEQAQNLITRSPPAARSPSAGPAAAASVVPLAGSTSSHKAILMCFSCKLSFGTCRSFIAHAKIEHSLTLNDYERMLLEKNYSSAIIQTNAEKQFFFLVPFEEKSSANSNSRKHVEGDERYKTNSSSNNGSNNSSSNSSSSSSSNSSSSSGGGNNNNNNNNSISNSAASALIGPGSGTAVGGGPILGGNINGNHSSSTNNNGSNGNSNNLMNSTANNGILGLLSHQQQLQAHQQQQQQQQQQQQQHQQQQLQLQQHHLQQSAMGLPADVFASGGLGFDAGGSFPKLVANNALLYEMDSKLQQSWKLAAEKYSNAMNESAAIAAAAAAAAAAAAAAAGSEGEKKGGVASAAAAAVSGKLLTDFLNQQKMLSSVGENLYGKQNKFLELISSAADMKLNPLAAAAVAAAASNKGAPGPVELGAGGGVGGVGGGAGGGGAGGAGGDFHLKKYSPVDLYKQLIANNFRPEAMDVGEELKSEHQISVKKLEPEPSTAFRNSNFSPNISTRNSCKTLKCPQCNWHYKYQETLEIHMREKHPDGETACSYCLAGQAHPRLARGESYTCGYKPYRCDICNYSTTTKGNLSIHMQSDKHLNNMQDLNGMMNKSNQSFLNLATLQANEKVVNSSRNQYMAAAAVAAASSPLSSLSGKLGGGGGGGGGGGGVGGVGGGGGGVGGGPGSAQSKESGPVGYETGGRPKSFFKCDICNYDTNIARNLRIHMTSEKHISNLNSFQSSFNQLKSLQSLQQQHQQAQQQQQSDSLDYLSAINLNTLKEDSPMARVDEYTAAAAAAAAVAAATSAGNTGNSNSSNNNNNNGGGSSGTSSGSLKPLSMPSSPFGAPHETATPDSLFLNQPSPFSGASEPGTDRDYHQHHHHHHQHQLDEDKNPLHFDPPVRLSLDPATYYSCLVCADFETNSLEELKKHVLKDRSSSAMDTILIAGQECLLCGQKAHDRVEMERHLKADHHLRRLELMIHLLEGRDKAATKLRQFVGQELYKKLQLIFPLAEEPKFAYDEMPSVSEISRSPLMLLLEPKTELIERDYGTGANGIDGEQSSSPSCPDNVQLKCNCCNFYTTSLEKIGIHSLSEKHIFRRICFDYLLLISSEKSSLATTVKSEDGTKQQSSPKASQLMLTCVPCCFKTDHIYYMIHHLKKSCKVEQNINLLGLRNIFKLTAKGLDAQDAMDTGDNGLCSILQEKKMWNGENASNRQSAGGCKDRCLVCSVCNKFSSKKVNVMQHLLANHNAGNELLGGAELSPAVPSLSRKPFDYLRTLAEARCAQNLRLIEKVTFMSDSFALKENCNDLKHGNLAEMLEQYAARQDAGDGFTAARSPPLEKQQQQQQHSPTLSCPLCAEAFLDQATVETHVLRVHNIKMDGLNRLLKLVDTSQFLKTTNGKQQPPPPGSNSSSPVDKPGSPHSPQQGGKEGSVSPGGGTPSIRCSYCKAPFDTMVDLKIHCNESSHFRRSADSDDLACFLHDCKDAFDNLADLNQHFKASHLNFLISEHHTYRYRCKQCPFAFKTHEKLSRHLFYHSLRESTKCFYCDHHFKNIHSLTAHIAEKHPQEALQSGKPSPPGIASPDASILFFKDLKRKMLNSQQQQQRNGLSPRSDRSGGRDARDSVDEDRLSEKSVSSKSSSFYYDKSLDGSGTSEGRYTCTDCQFSFTDSGALERHLATACHMPRDDKASPDSLAASLMSSLAKHHQQQQQQQQQQQQQQHQQQQQSQHQQQQQLSTSSSSSSSGQMSSLFYDIKSEKFTNPNRPFKCTICMESFTQKNILLVHYNSVSHLNKLKKLKAEKGFAQMFTGSLLSADIGGGEGCPDRGKNSPSPTVPFGEKAATPFTMPAFAEGCGGGEKRKEVGDEKESARKKFKCDICNVAYTQGSTLDIHMRSVLHQTRACRMQERSLFAVQPAGTPQQQQPSPQGGDSKKKSEFPLIHPIPESHDQSPNMLDEVSSLRKLKSPSEQIQQQQQQQQQQQQQQQQQLHQQQALGPLFCGVPVGGPDKPEICVCECCYQVFPGKLMLETHLELSPECLAHRKKLLEAAAGLPTDPAGPLGFPGDGVGFPHHHQALSELAKVNQGGGGFDLGAPGDAAALLGAKGLVPAMDPAATAAAAAAAANLMDPSFLKNASLLQFAASDPTNKLNPNALNVLNFMHFHHLMSLSYLNLAPQLSFGGVPPKVDPTKPDGSPGGGGDPVGGKAGKTASGGSVVLPPVSLNGKPLDLNLLPHGLDPKLAAQSPQQLAQVQSTLGQQQQQQQQQQQPCTQKRARTRITDEQLRILRSHFDINNSPSEESIQEMSLKANLPQKVVKHWFRNTLFKERQRNKDSPYNFSIPPSTKLNVEEYERTGEAKVTDLETASFKASDVGGSLSQDNSCSQGSTDMSKALNEAMKQNLSKSLLESLSKHQSATGQDLVGAAAAFHLNKSLFPDSFGAGVVGGGVGVGGGGVGGGGGGVVGGPDFSGPDTVGVVSDYFQRAAADALAGGPLGSPLSMGGGNGGSLTAGNGGSGGGGGTGGGGGGGGNVGGKKKKIKSESSNDSPTPADLQLDSSNSSPMPMRPPSAISLKKHMATPPSLVGVGDEMKIPSPIESPVISPPGSMGLHALPPQTQPITCSNGKRANRTRFTDYQIKVLQEFFENNSYPKDSDLEYLSKLLMLSPRVIVVWFQNARQKQRKIYENQPNPTFESDEKKAININYTCKKCNLVFQRYYELIRHQKNHCFKEESNKRSAKAQLAAAQIAHSFTSGSEDSDSSLDVSRREFQPRENDCPF is encoded by the exons ATGACTACTCGCAAACAGACAAAATTCTCCACCAAAATTCAGTTCTACCTGAAGCACAGAGAGTCGCGGATACTGAAGCTATGCAACGACACGATCGGGCCGGTGCCAAACGATTCCCTCAGCAAAGCGATCTTCAGACTGTTGTCCAAACCGGTAGACAATAAAGGCATTATACAACTTTTTGTCGACAAG GGCCAGCCAACTGCTCAATCGACTgtcacgagcagcagcagcagcagcagcaacagcagcagcagcaacaacagcaacaacactgTGAAGACCGTTCTGCCAGAGTATCAGAAGGAGGTGGAGCGCTTCCACGGGCGCATCATCTGCAACGACAACACCTGCATCATCGACCCGGTCGCCTCTCCCAAGAACGACAGCAATTCGGGCAATCCTCGCACCCACTCGTTCCGAATTGTCTCGTTCAGCAAGGAGAGCGGCGTCACCGCCGGCGGCGACACGTTCGCGCCCGCCGCCGACGAGGACGACGCGCCGGCAGTGGTCGGTGGTGCCGGTGCGGCgcaggagcaggagcaggCACAGAACCTCATCACCCGGTCGCCGCCGGCCGCACGGTCCCCGTCGGCCGGCCCGGCTGCTGCCGCCAGCGTGGTACCGCTGGCGGGCTCGACCAGCAGccacaaggcgatcctgatgTGCTTCAGCTGCAAGCTCAGCTTCGGCACCTGCCGGTCCTTTATAGCGCATGCCAAAATCGAGCACAGTCTCACACTGAACGACTACGAGCGGATGCTGCTGGAGAAGAACTACAGCAGTGCCATCATACAGACGAACGCGGAGAAGCAGTTCTTTTTCCTGGTTCCTTTCGAAGAGAAATCTTCAGCCAACAGTAACAGTAGGAAGCACGTGGAGGGCGACGAGAGATACAAGAccaatagtagtagtaataatggtagcaacaacagcagcagcaacagcagcagcagtagcagcagcaacagcagcagtagtagcggcggtggcaacaacaacaacaacaacaacaacagcatcagcaacagTGCAGCCAGCGCACTCATCGGACCCGGAAGCGGCACGGCCGTCGGTGGCGGCCCCATCCTGGGTGGCAACATCAATGGCAATCACAGTAGCAGCACTAACAACAACGGCAGCAatggcaacagcaacaatctCATGAACAGTACCGCCAACAACGGCATCCTGGGGCTACTCTCGCATCAACAGCAGCTCCaagcacaccaacaacaacagcaacagcagcagcagcagcaacaacaacaccagcagcagcaactccaGCTACAGCAGCACCACCTGCAGCAGTCTGCGATGGGTCTGCCGGCGGATGTGTTCGCGTCCGGCGGCCTCGGGTTCGACGCCGGCGGCAGCTTCCCGAAGCTTGTCGCCAACAATGCGCTGCTGTACGAGATGGACAGCAAGCTGCAGCAGAGCTGGAAGCTGGCGGCGGAAAAGTACAGCAACGCGATGAACGAGAGCGCAGCGATTgcggcggctgcggcggctgctgccgctgccgcggCCGCTGCTGCCGGCAGCGAAGGCGAGAAGAAGGGCGGCGTGGCCAGTGCGGCTGCGGCCGCCGTCAGTGGGAAGCTGCTGACCGACTTCCTGAACCAGCAGAAGATGCTCTCGTCCGTGGGGGAAAATCTCTACggcaagcaaaacaagttCCTCGAGCTGATCAGCTCGGCGGCTGACATGAAGCTGAATCCGCTGGCGGCGGCTGCGGTGGCGGCTGCAGCCTCCAACAAGGGCGCACCCGGACCGGTGGAGCTCGGGGCAGGAGGCGGCGTCGGTGGTGTTGGAggtggtgccggtggtggtggtgctggtggtgctggtggtgactTCCATCTGAAGAAGTACAGCCCGGTCGATCTGTACAAGCAGCTGATCGCGAACAACTTCCGCCCGGAGGCGATGGACGTCGGGGAGGAGCTGAAGAGCGAACATCAGATCAGCGTGAAGAAGCTGGAACC GGAACCGTCGACGGCGTTCCGGAACAGCAACTTCAGCCCGAACATCTCGACGCGCAACTCGTGCAAGACGCTCAAGTGTCCGCAGTGCAACTGGCACTACAAGTACCAGGAAACGCTCGAGATACACATGCGCGAGAAGCACCCGGACGGCGAGACGGCCTGCAGCTACTGTCTGGCCGGGCAGGCCCATCCGCGGCTGGCGCGCGGTGAATCGTACACTTGCGGGTACAAACCGTACCGCTGTGACATCTGCAACTACTCCACCACGACCAAGGGCAACCTGTCGATCCACATGCAGAGCGACAAGCATCTGAACAACATGCAGGACCTGAACGGCATGATGAACAAGAGCAACCAGAGCTTCCTGAACCTCGCGACGCTGCAGGCGAACGAGAAGGTGGTGAACAGCTCGCGCAACCAGTATATGGCGGCGGCTGCAGTAGCGGCGGCCAGTTCACCGCTCTCTTCACTGTCGGGCAAGCTCGGCggaggtggcggtggtggtggtggtggtggtggcgttggcggtgttggtggcggcggtggaggTGTTGGTGGCGGCCCAGGCAGTGCCCAATCGAAGGAGAGCGGCCCGGTCGGGTACGAGACGGGCGGGCGACCAAAGTCCTTCTTCAAGTGTGACATCTGCAACTACGACACGAACATCGCACGCAATCTGCGCATCCACATGACGAGCGAAAAACATATCAGCAATCTGAACTCGTTCCAGTCCAGCTTCAACCAGCTGAAGAGCCTGCAgagcctgcagcagcagcaccagcaggcccagcagcagcagcagtcagaCAGTCTCGACTACCTGAGCGCGATCAATCTGAACACGCTAAAGGAGGACTCGCCGATGGCGCGCGTGGACGAGTatacggcggcggcggctgcagcGGCCGCAGTGGCGGCTGCCACCTCCGCTGGCAATActggcaacagcaacagcagcaacaacaacaacaacaatggcgGTGGTAGCAGTGGTACCAGCTCGGGCAGCCTGAAGCCTCTGTCGATGCCGTCGTCTCCGTTCGGCGCACCGCACGAGACGGCGACGCCCGATTCGCTCTTCCTGAACCAACCCTCGCCGTTCAGTGGAGCAAGCGAGCCGGGCACAGACCGGGactaccaccagcaccaccatcatcaccaccagcaccagctggACGAGGACAAGAACCCGCTGCACTTCGATCCGCCGGTCCGGCTGTCGCTCGACCCCGCCACCTACTACAGCTGTCTGGTGTGTGCCGACTTCGAGACGAACAGCCTGGAGGAGCTGAAAAAGCACGTGCTGAAGGACCGGAGCAGCAGTGCGATGGACACGATCCTAATCGCTGGCCAGGAGTGTCTGCTGTGCGGGCAGAAGGCCCACGACCGGGTGGAGATGGAGCGGCACCTGAAGGCGGACCACCATCTGCGCCGGCTCGAGCTGATGATCCATCTGCTGGAGGGGCGGGACAAGGCGGCCACCAAGCTGCGCCAGTTCGTTGGCCAGGAGCTGTACAAGAAGCTGCAGCTGATCTTCCCATTGGCGGAGGAACCGAAATTTGCGTACGATGAGATGCCAAGCGTCAGCGAAATTTCGCGCTCTCCGCtaatgctgctgctcgagccAAAAACCGAGCTGATCGAGCGGGACTACGGGACCGGCGCGAACGGTATCGATGGTGAGC aATCATCTTCACCGTCGTGCCCGGACAACGTACAGCTCAAGTGTAACTGCTGCAACTTCTACACCACCTCGCTGGAGAAGATCGGCATCCACAGCCTGTCGGAGAAGCACATCTTCCGGCGGATCTGTTTCGACTATCTGCTGCTCATCTCTAGCGAAAAGTCCAGCCTGGCGACGACCGTAAAGAGTGAAG ATGGAACAAAGCAGCAGTCCTCGCCGAAAGCTAGCCAGCTGATGCTGACCTGCGTGCCGTGCTGCTTCAAGACCGACCACATCTACTACATGATACACCATCTGAAGAAGAGCTGCAAGGTGGAGCAGAACATCAACCTGCTCGGGTTGCGAAACATCTTCAAGCTGACGGCCAAAG GCTTGGACGCCCAAGATGCAATGGATACGGGCGACAACGGGCTGTGCAGCATACTGCAGGAGAAGAAGATGTGGAACGGCGAGAACGCCAGCAACCGCCAGTCGGCCGGCGGCTGCAAGGACCGCTGCCTCGTGTGCAGCGTGTGCAACAAGTTCTCCTCGAAGAAGGTGAACGTGATGCAGCACCTGCTGGCGAACCACAACGCCGGCAACGAGCTGCTTGGCGGGGCCGAGCTCTCCCCGGCCGTGCCGTCGCTGTCGCGCAAACCGTTCGACTATCTGCGCACGCTGGCGGAGGCCCGCTGCGCCCAAAATCTGCGGCTCATCGAGAAGGTCACCTTCATGAGCGACTCGTTCGCGCTGAAGGAAAACTGCAACGACCTGAAGCACGGCAACCTGGCGGAGATGCTGGAGCAGTACGCGGCCCGGCAGGATGCGGGCGACGGCTTTACTGCCGCCCGTTCGCCGCCGCtcgagaagcagcagcagcagcagcaacactcgCCGACCCTGTCCTGTCCGCTGTGTGCGGAGGCGTTCCTCGACCAAGCGACGGTCGAGACGCACGTGCTGCGCGTCCACAACATCAAGATGGACGGGCTGAACCGGCTGCTGAAGCTGGTCGATACCTCGCAATTTTTGAAAACGACCAACGGCAaacagcagccgccgccgcccggcagcaacagcagcagcccagTGGACAAGCCAGGGTCGCCCCATTCGCCGCAGCAGGGCGGCAAGGAGGGCTCGGTGTCGCCCGGGGGAGGCACACCGAGCATCCGCTGCTCCTACTGCAAGGCGCCGTTCGACACGATGGTCGACCTGAAGATACACTGCAACGAGAGCAGCCACTTCCGGCGCAGCGCCGACTCGGACGATCTCGCCTGCTTCCTGCACGACTGCAAGGACGCGTTCGACAACCTGGCCGATCTGAACCAGCACTTCAAGGCGAGCCATCTGAACTTCCTCATCTCGGAGCACCACACGTACCGGTACCGGTGCAAGCAGTGCCCGTTCGCGTTCAAGACGCACGAGAAGCTGAGCCGGCACCTGTTCTACCACTCGCTGCGGGAGTCGACCAAGTGCTTCTACTGCGACCACCACTTCAAGAACATCCACTCGCTGACGGCGCACATCGCGGAGAAGCACCCGCAGGAGGCGCTGCAGTCGGGCAAACCGTCGCCGCCGGGGATCGCCTCGCCCGACGCGTCCATCCTGTTCTTCAAGGATCTCAAGCGCAAGATGCTcaacagccagcagcagcagcagcggaatgGGTTGAGTCCGCGGTCGGATCGGTCGGGCGGGCGGGATGCGCGGGACAGCGTGGACGAGGATCGGCTGAGCGAGAAGTCGGTGAGCTCGAAGAGCAGCAGCTTCTACTACGACAAGAGCCTGGACGGAAGCGGCACGTCGGAGGGTCGTTACACCTGCACCGACTGTCAGTTCAGCTTTACGGATTCTGGGGCACTGGAGCGCCATCTTGCGACGGCCTGTCATATGCCGCGCGACGACAAAGCGTCACCGGACTCGCTCGCTGCCTCGCTGATGTCGTCCCTCGCcaagcatcatcagcagcagcaacagcagcagcaacagcagcagcagcagcaacaccaacagcagcaacagtcccaacaccagcagcagcagcagctgtcgacgtcctcctcctcctcctcctccggccAGATGAGCTCGCTGTTCTACGACATCAAGTCGGAGAAGTTCACCAACCCGAACCGGCCGTTCAAGTGCACGATCTGCATGGAAAGCTTCACGCAGAAGAACATCCTGCTGGTGCACTACAACAGCGTCTCCCACCTGAACAAGCTGAAGAAGCTGAAGGCGGAGAAGGGCTTCGCGCAGATGTTTACCGGCTCGCTGCTCAGTGCGGACATTGGCGGGGGTGAGGGCTGTCCCGATCGGGGCAAGAACTCGCCCTCCCCGACCGTGCCGTTCGGCGAGAAGGCAGCCACACCCTTCACGATGCCCGCCTTCGCCGAGGGATGCGGTGGCGGCGAAAAGCGCAAGGAGGTGGGCGACGAGAAGGAGTCGGCGCGCAAGAAGTTCAAGTGCGACATCTGCAACGTGGCGTACACGCAGGGCAGCACGCTGGACATCCACATGCGCAGCGTGCTGCACCAGACGCGGGCCTGTCGTATGCAGGAGCGTAGTCTGTTCGCCGTCCAGCCGGCAGGgacgccgcagcagcagcaaccttcGCCCCAGGGCGGCGACAGCAAGAAGAAGAGCGAGTTCCCACTGATCCATCCCATCCCGGAAAGCCACGACCAGTCGCCGAACATGCTGGACGAAGTTTCGTCGTTGCGCAAGCTCAAGTCTCCTTCGGAGCagatacagcagcagcagcagcagcaacagcagcagcagcagcagcagcagcagcaactgcaccagcagcaggcacTCGGCCCACTGTTCTGCGGGGTGCCCGTCGGCGGCCCCGACAAGCCGGAAATCTGCGTGTGCGAATGCTGCTACCAGGTGTTCCCGGGTAAGCTGATGCTCGAGACGCACCTCGAGCTGAGCCCGGAGTGTCTGGCGCACCGCAAGAAGCTGCTCGAGGCAGCCGCCGGCCTGCCGACCGATCCGGCCGGCCCGCTGGGCTTCCCGGGCGATGGCGTAGGCttcccgcaccaccaccaggcacTGAGCGAGCTGGCCAAGGTCAACCAGGGCGGCGGTGGGTTCGATCTGGGAGCGCCGGGCGACGCAGCCGCCCTGCTCGGCGCCAAGGGGCTCGTGCCGGCGATGGATCCAGCCGCCACGgccgccgcagcagccgccgccgccaaccTGATGGATCCGAGCTTCCTCAAGAACGCATCGCTGCTCCAGTTTGCCGCCTCCGATCCAACCAACAAGCTCAATCCGAACGCGCTGAACGTGCTGAACTTCATGCACTTCCACCATCTGATGTCGCTGAGCTATCTGAATCTGGCGCCGCAGCTAAGCTTCGGCGGCGTGCCACCGAAAGTCGACCCGACCAAGCCGGACGGTTCgcccggcggtggcggtgatCCCGTAGGCGGCAAGGCTGGCAAGACAGCGTCGGGCGGCTCCGTCGTACTGCCGCCGGTCAGCTTGAACGGCAAGCCGCTCGATCTGAACCTGCTGCCGCACGGGCTGGACCCGAAGCTGGCCGCCCAGTCGCCGCAGCAGCTCGCCCAGGTACAGTCCACGctggggcagcagcagcagcagcagcagcagcagcagcaaccgtgcACGCAGAAGCGGGCCCGCACCCGCATCACGGACGAGCAGCTGCGCATCCTGCGCTCCCACTTCGACATCAACAACTCGCCGAGCGAGGAGAGCATCCAGGAGATGTCGCTGAAGGCGAACCTGCCGCAGAAGGTGGTGAAGCACTGGTTCCGCAACACGCTGTTCAAGGAGCGGCAGCGCAACAAGGACAGCCCGTACAACTTCAGCATCCCACCGTCGACGAAGCTGAACGTGGAGGAGTACGAGCGGACGGGCGAGGCGAAGGTGACCGACCTGGAGACGGCATCGTTCAAGGCGTCCGACGTGGGCGGGTCGCTGTCGCAGGACAACTCCTGCTCGCAGGGCTCGACCGACATGAGCAAAGCGTTGAACGAGGCGATGAAGCAGAACCTGTCCAAGTCGCTGCTCGAGTCGCTCAGCAAGCATCAGTCGGCGACGGGGCAGGATTTGGTCGGGGCCGCCGCTGCCTTCCACCTGAACAAGAGCCTCTTTCCGGACAGCTTCGGCGCAGGTGTTGTGGGTGGCGGCGTCGGAGTAGGAGGCGGTGGTgtgggcggtggcggtggtggtgtcgtCGGTGGGCCGGACTTTTCCGGCCCCGACACGGTGGGCGTAGTGTCGGACTACTTCCAGCGGGCGGCCGCCGACGCCCTGGCCGGGGGCCCCCTTGGGAGTCCTCTGTCGATGGGGGGCGGTAACGGCGGCTCGTTGACGGCTGGAAATGGTGgcagcggtggcggcggcggcacaggcggcggtggcggtggtggaggcAACGTCGgtggcaagaagaagaagatcaagTCGGAATCGTCCAACGACAGCCCGACGCCGGCCGACCTGCAGCTCGACTCGTCCAACTCTAGCCCGATGCCGATGCGGCCGCCGAGCGCGATCTCGCTCAAGAAGCACATGGCCACGCCGCCGTCGCTCGTGGGCGTCGGGGACGAGATGAAGATACCGAGCCCGATCGAGAGCCCGGTCATctcgccgcccggctcgatgGGGCTGCACGCGCTGCCCCCGCAGACGCAGCCGATCACCTGCTCGAACGGCAAGCGGGCCAACCGGACGCGCTTCACCGACTACCAGATCAAGGTGCTGCAGGAGTTCTTTGAGAACAACTCCTACCCGAAGGACAGCGACCTGGAGTACTTGAGcaagctgctgatgctgtcgCCCCGCGTCATCGTCGTCTGGTTCCAG AACGCTCGCCAGAAGCAGCGCAAAATCTACGAAAACCAGCCGAACCCGACGTTCGAGTCGGACGAGAAGAAGGCGATCAACATCAACTACACGTGCAAGAAGTGCAACCTGGTGTTCCAGCGGTACTACGAGCTGATCCGGCACCAGAAGAACCACTGCTTCAAGGAGGAGAGCAACAAGCGGTCGGCCAAGGCGCAGCTGGCCGCCGCCCAGATCGCCCACTCCTTCACCAGCGGCAGCGAGGACTCGGACTCGAGCCTGGACGTCAGCCGGCGCGAGTTTCAGCCGCGCGAGAACGACTGCCCTTTCTAG